The proteins below are encoded in one region of Candidatus Cloacimonadota bacterium:
- a CDS encoding glycine--tRNA ligase subunit beta, producing MKNNTYLYEIGTEEIPASYIRPAATYLQEYFSKKLKEAQLEFSEIKHFSTPRRLCLIITGLPPGQADSSEEIIGPPKRIAYDDKGNLNKVGLGFMKKQGLDEKDVIIKELSKGAYLSATKHFKGKSTEEILQTISIDVIPNIPFPKKMHWGNSALFFARPIRWLLALYNDNILPFEVDGIKSNNLTYGNRFQILQNNIYINNISNYISLLNEHFVIADRNERKSKIREEINAAAEKAGGYPVDDEELLETVTDLVEYPSPIIGSFNPSFLELPPKVLTTTLSETQKSFSVKNKQGELIPFFIGIGNSNPATIDKVLYGNERVINARLSDAKFYFDTDRETSLEARVPELKKVTFINNLGTLYDKITRMKSLGSWVAQSLSYDENKISRAVLLCKSDLTTLILGEKEYTKLQGYMGWQYALNDGEDPEVAQAIFEQYLPRFKNDVLPETQTGTALSLVDKMDTVTGCFSIGLQPTGTSDPLGIRRAGNGIVSILAANNISLDLVECIDQSIAAFKEADPELRDAVVEFFIQRIRMYIENKGIDYDVINAVLEAGFSDIPDTLIRAQCLQQFKTHDDFKDFIVGFKRASNILESSKKEVKLQEALLQEKEESKLYQKLLEIIPSYKTHLEDRDYVECFNDLLGLKVSIDNFFDNVMVMVEDEKLRENRMALLRLIHSTFVKTADLSKIVYEL from the coding sequence ATGAAAAATAATACCTATCTCTATGAAATTGGAACAGAAGAAATTCCTGCTTCTTACATACGTCCTGCAGCAACCTATCTTCAGGAATATTTTTCAAAAAAACTAAAAGAAGCACAGCTTGAATTTTCAGAGATAAAACATTTTTCCACACCACGAAGATTGTGTCTTATTATTACGGGACTTCCACCCGGTCAAGCAGATTCATCTGAAGAAATAATCGGTCCTCCAAAACGAATTGCATATGATGATAAAGGGAATCTGAACAAAGTCGGGCTTGGTTTTATGAAAAAACAGGGACTCGATGAAAAGGATGTAATCATCAAAGAACTTTCAAAGGGCGCGTACCTTAGCGCAACGAAACATTTCAAAGGAAAGTCTACAGAAGAAATTCTCCAAACAATCTCAATCGATGTCATCCCCAACATTCCTTTCCCGAAGAAGATGCATTGGGGTAACAGTGCTCTTTTTTTTGCCCGTCCGATCCGATGGCTTCTGGCATTATATAATGATAATATTCTTCCATTTGAAGTAGACGGCATAAAAAGTAATAATCTCACATATGGAAATAGATTTCAGATATTGCAAAATAATATTTATATTAATAATATAAGTAATTATATTTCTTTATTAAATGAACATTTCGTTATCGCAGACAGGAATGAGCGAAAATCAAAGATCCGTGAAGAAATAAATGCTGCAGCAGAAAAAGCAGGAGGATATCCAGTCGACGATGAGGAACTCCTCGAAACTGTCACAGATTTGGTTGAATATCCCTCGCCTATCATTGGCAGCTTTAATCCTTCATTCCTCGAATTACCTCCGAAAGTGCTGACAACAACCCTTTCAGAAACACAAAAATCATTCTCCGTAAAAAATAAACAAGGCGAACTTATACCCTTCTTTATCGGCATCGGAAACAGCAATCCGGCTACAATCGATAAAGTGCTTTATGGTAATGAACGCGTTATCAATGCGCGTCTCAGTGATGCAAAATTCTATTTCGATACGGACAGGGAAACATCCCTTGAAGCCAGAGTTCCAGAACTGAAAAAGGTCACGTTCATCAATAATCTCGGTACACTTTATGACAAAATAACGAGGATGAAATCACTCGGCAGCTGGGTTGCACAATCACTTTCCTATGATGAGAATAAAATTTCACGCGCTGTTCTTCTATGCAAATCCGACCTGACAACACTCATTCTTGGTGAAAAGGAATACACAAAACTTCAGGGCTACATGGGCTGGCAATATGCACTCAATGATGGAGAAGATCCTGAAGTAGCACAGGCAATTTTTGAGCAATATCTTCCACGTTTTAAAAATGATGTTCTTCCCGAAACACAAACTGGTACAGCTCTCTCCCTCGTGGATAAGATGGATACTGTCACAGGATGTTTTTCGATCGGACTTCAACCAACCGGCACAAGCGATCCGCTCGGTATCAGGAGAGCAGGAAACGGAATAGTTAGCATTCTTGCTGCAAACAATATTTCCCTCGATCTTGTAGAATGTATCGATCAAAGCATTGCAGCATTCAAGGAAGCCGATCCTGAGCTTCGTGATGCTGTCGTCGAATTCTTCATTCAGAGGATTCGTATGTACATCGAAAACAAGGGTATCGATTATGATGTCATAAATGCAGTGCTAGAAGCTGGTTTTTCAGATATCCCGGATACACTCATCAGAGCTCAGTGCCTACAACAATTCAAAACCCATGATGATTTCAAGGATTTCATAGTCGGCTTTAAAAGAGCTTCCAATATTCTGGAAAGTTCAAAAAAGGAAGTAAAACTTCAAGAAGCGCTTTTGCAAGAAAAAGAAGAATCCAAGCTCTACCAGAAACTACTCGAGATAATCCCATCATATAAAACTCATCTTGAAGATAGGGATTACGTCGAATGTTTTAATGATCTTCTCGGACTCAAAGTTTCTATAGATAATTTTTTTGATAATGTAATGGTGATGGTCGAAGATGAAAAATTGCGTGAAAACCGCATGGCGCTTCTTCGTTTAATACATTCGACCTTTGTAAAAACTGCTGATCTTTCGAAGATCGTATATGAATTATAA
- a CDS encoding pyridoxal phosphate-dependent aminotransferase: MSTFLSHRARAIKPSPTLTVSALAKQMKAEGKDVINFGVGEPDFNTPDYIKEAAKQALDDNFTRYTAAAGIPELRNAIVEKLRVDNGLDYSADQILVSPGAKASIIHILLAICDPRDEVVIPSPYWVSYTSQVEMVDGHPILLLTNMSTNFKITAKQLEEALNSLSNPKALILNSPNNPTGSVYSEEDLLGIAEVCAKNDIFIISDEIYEKLIYDGEKHVSIASLSPEVKEKTIVINGVSKAYAMTGWRLGYAAGPLEVIKYASRIQSHTTSNVNSMTQKAAVVALREDDGSIERMRQQFEKRRNFLVEGLNSIPNIKCTLPKGAFYAMPDISFYLQNNSKNITSSADLCTYILKNNLVAIVPGSAFGANNYVRFSYANSMENIEAGLQRFADGLNRIL; encoded by the coding sequence ATGAGCACATTCCTTTCCCATCGAGCCCGTGCAATAAAGCCGTCCCCGACACTTACTGTTTCTGCGCTTGCAAAACAGATGAAAGCCGAAGGCAAAGATGTAATCAATTTTGGTGTTGGTGAACCCGATTTCAACACACCCGATTATATCAAAGAAGCTGCGAAGCAGGCTTTGGATGATAATTTCACCCGTTATACAGCTGCTGCAGGAATTCCTGAGCTGAGAAATGCAATCGTCGAAAAACTACGCGTGGATAACGGTCTTGATTACAGCGCTGATCAAATCCTTGTATCTCCCGGTGCGAAAGCATCTATCATTCATATTCTGCTTGCAATCTGCGATCCTCGTGACGAAGTGGTCATCCCTTCACCTTATTGGGTAAGCTACACATCGCAGGTCGAAATGGTAGATGGACACCCGATCCTTCTTCTCACTAATATGAGTACAAATTTCAAGATCACAGCGAAGCAACTTGAAGAAGCACTGAATTCATTAAGCAATCCGAAAGCACTTATTCTTAATTCTCCAAACAATCCTACAGGAAGTGTTTATTCAGAAGAAGATTTACTGGGAATTGCTGAAGTATGTGCAAAAAATGATATTTTTATTATTTCTGATGAGATTTATGAGAAACTCATTTATGATGGTGAAAAGCATGTATCGATCGCATCCCTTTCTCCTGAGGTAAAAGAAAAGACCATTGTCATTAATGGTGTATCAAAGGCATACGCAATGACCGGATGGCGTCTTGGATATGCTGCAGGTCCTCTTGAAGTTATTAAATATGCAAGCCGCATACAAAGTCATACCACATCAAACGTGAACTCAATGACACAGAAAGCTGCAGTGGTTGCATTGCGGGAGGATGACGGAAGTATCGAACGGATGCGCCAGCAGTTTGAAAAGCGCAGAAATTTCCTTGTTGAAGGACTGAATTCGATTCCTAATATTAAATGCACACTTCCAAAAGGCGCTTTTTATGCTATGCCGGACATATCGTTTTATCTTCAAAACAACTCGAAAAATATCACATCATCTGCAGACCTATGCACATATATTCTTAAAAATAATCTGGTCGCAATCGTTCCCGGCTCTGCTTTCGGGGCAAATAATTATGTTCGCTTTTCCTATGCAAATTCAATGGAGAACATCGAAGCTGGTTTGCAGCGTTTTGCTGATGGATTGAATCGCATTTTATAA
- a CDS encoding sugar kinase, whose amino-acid sequence MSLLVVGSIGLDTIENHHGKVRDVLGGSAIYASVSASFLYDNVAIVGIVGKDFPEEYITLLKKHGVNTAALQFADGQTFRWRGRYTNLNQAITLETHLNVFASFDPTIPEELQTSPFILLGNIDPEIQLKVITQMKEPKIIAADTMNYWIIKKLDALMEMLQHIDILFINDEEIRLLTLEHYLYDASQKILTYGPKTVVVKKGEHGVMIVKKDFYFFAPGYPLKKVMDTTGAGDCFSGGFMGHLAYCKTLNESTLRQAAIMGTITSAYNVEGFSLDALTKLSKDKIISRFNKLKKYTQFE is encoded by the coding sequence ATGAGTCTGCTTGTTGTCGGCTCCATCGGATTAGATACTATAGAAAATCATCACGGGAAGGTCCGTGATGTACTTGGAGGTTCTGCGATATATGCCTCTGTTTCAGCCAGCTTTTTGTATGATAATGTGGCAATCGTCGGCATAGTTGGTAAGGATTTTCCGGAAGAATATATTACGCTTTTAAAAAAACATGGGGTCAATACTGCCGCACTTCAGTTTGCGGATGGTCAAACCTTCCGCTGGAGGGGACGCTACACCAATCTCAACCAGGCAATCACACTTGAAACTCATCTCAATGTTTTTGCATCTTTTGATCCAACGATTCCTGAAGAACTACAAACCTCTCCATTTATTCTACTTGGCAATATTGATCCTGAAATACAACTCAAAGTGATCACACAAATGAAAGAGCCTAAGATCATTGCCGCAGATACAATGAATTACTGGATCATCAAAAAACTCGATGCACTCATGGAGATGTTACAGCATATTGATATACTTTTTATTAATGATGAAGAAATTAGATTATTAACCCTGGAACACTATTTGTATGATGCGTCCCAGAAAATTCTGACATATGGCCCAAAGACGGTTGTCGTCAAAAAGGGTGAGCACGGTGTTATGATCGTAAAAAAGGATTTCTACTTTTTTGCTCCAGGCTATCCTCTGAAAAAGGTTATGGATACAACAGGTGCAGGTGACTGTTTCTCCGGAGGTTTCATGGGTCATCTTGCTTATTGTAAAACACTTAATGAGTCAACGCTTAGGCAGGCAGCGATCATGGGCACCATTACATCGGCTTATAATGTTGAGGGCTTTAGCCTAGACGCACTTACAAAGCTCTCGAAAGACAAAATTATTTCGCGTTTTAATAAACTAAAAAAATATACACAGTTCGAATAA
- a CDS encoding phosphoribosylformylglycinamidine cyclo-ligase, producing MKDSIDYKKAGVDIKAGEKAVDLIKPLAKNTFSKDVVTDIGSFGALFKLDLSRWTKPILVSSTDSVGTKVHIANMLQKWDTLGQDIVNHCVNDILTQGAYPLFFLDYIGIGKVLPRHIQEIVKGLTQACKENDCALIGGELAEMPSLYSDDDFDLVGTIIGCVNEDKVISGKTISDSDILLGFPSTGLHTNGYTLARKIVFDIMQLKPGSFIEDLHSTIAEVLLAVHKSYYPILKPYIENKIIKGLAHITGGGIPGNLKRIIPGGFSAVVQKDSWEIPPLFEMLQKGGNVHIDEMYRAFNMGIGMIAIVDEEHADIIIEETDAIIIGSIEKGKKKVVLQ from the coding sequence ATGAAAGACTCGATCGATTACAAAAAAGCAGGTGTAGACATTAAGGCAGGAGAAAAAGCTGTCGATCTTATAAAACCGCTTGCAAAAAATACTTTCTCAAAAGATGTTGTAACTGACATTGGCTCATTCGGGGCACTTTTCAAACTCGATCTCTCAAGATGGACAAAACCAATACTCGTTTCGAGCACAGACAGCGTTGGTACAAAAGTACACATTGCAAACATGCTTCAAAAATGGGATACTCTTGGGCAGGATATCGTTAATCATTGTGTAAATGATATCCTTACCCAGGGTGCGTATCCGCTTTTCTTTTTGGATTATATCGGCATCGGGAAAGTACTGCCTAGGCATATTCAAGAAATTGTCAAAGGACTCACTCAAGCATGCAAAGAGAATGACTGTGCACTTATCGGTGGAGAGCTCGCCGAGATGCCGTCTCTGTATAGCGATGATGATTTTGATCTTGTTGGAACGATTATCGGTTGTGTTAATGAGGATAAAGTCATCTCAGGTAAGACTATTTCAGATAGTGATATTCTTCTCGGATTTCCTTCAACCGGACTTCATACAAATGGCTATACCCTCGCTCGTAAAATTGTTTTTGACATAATGCAATTAAAACCGGGTTCGTTCATTGAAGACTTACATTCTACAATTGCCGAAGTACTTCTTGCTGTTCATAAATCCTACTACCCTATCTTAAAACCGTATATAGAAAATAAAATAATCAAGGGACTTGCACATATTACAGGTGGAGGAATACCCGGTAATCTGAAACGGATAATTCCAGGTGGTTTCTCTGCTGTTGTACAAAAGGACTCTTGGGAAATACCGCCACTATTCGAGATGCTCCAAAAAGGGGGAAATGTACATATTGATGAGATGTATCGAGCATTCAATATGGGTATCGGAATGATTGCAATCGTCGATGAAGAACATGCTGACATTATTATTGAGGAAACTGATGCGATAATCATCGGTTCAATTGAAAAAGGGAAGAAAAAAGTAGTACTTCAATAA
- a CDS encoding lipoate--protein ligase family protein has protein sequence MAETWRFINSGKLKPYENMAMDEALLFGVINRNYPPAVRVYDWHPPTVSFGYHQKIHEHICIEKVKEYGFGLVRRPTGGRAVLHYDEVTYAVISRTDGVLSGSILESYQKIGRVLLSSLHEIGIDAVMYDSMPSEREQKIWINPCFTSASKYEINYNGKKLIGSAQIRKGNALLQHGSILFNHNQELMAELLPTKSIKEKETIKKLLSKKTVAVNSLLENPVTFNNFANVLKKNFQNILGITFSENDELTSYEKQLYEGFKNKYNFDEK, from the coding sequence ATGGCAGAAACCTGGCGCTTCATCAATTCCGGAAAACTCAAACCTTATGAGAATATGGCAATGGATGAAGCACTTTTATTTGGTGTCATTAATAGAAATTACCCTCCTGCAGTACGAGTTTATGATTGGCATCCCCCCACCGTTTCTTTCGGATATCATCAGAAGATCCACGAGCACATTTGTATTGAAAAAGTAAAAGAATATGGATTTGGACTTGTTCGACGTCCAACCGGCGGAAGAGCAGTTCTTCATTATGATGAAGTAACCTACGCAGTTATATCCAGAACTGACGGAGTTCTTTCCGGTTCCATACTTGAATCCTACCAAAAAATAGGAAGAGTGTTACTCTCATCTCTTCATGAGATTGGAATCGATGCTGTTATGTATGACAGCATGCCATCCGAAAGAGAGCAGAAGATTTGGATCAATCCCTGTTTCACAAGCGCTTCAAAGTATGAGATAAACTATAATGGAAAAAAACTAATAGGTAGCGCTCAGATACGAAAAGGCAATGCCCTTCTTCAGCACGGATCAATTCTTTTCAATCATAATCAGGAATTGATGGCAGAGCTATTACCTACGAAAAGCATAAAAGAAAAAGAAACAATAAAGAAACTCTTATCAAAAAAAACCGTTGCAGTGAATTCACTTCTCGAGAATCCTGTGACATTTAATAATTTTGCAAATGTCTTAAAGAAAAATTTCCAAAATATTCTTGGAATTACTTTCTCAGAAAACGATGAGTTAACATCATATGAGAAACAATTGTATGAAGGTTTCAAAAATAAGTATAACTTCGATGAAAAGTAA
- a CDS encoding TonB-dependent receptor, translating to MKRYLFAFTFVVLFLLVAVLHAGTTGKLAGRVTDIDSGEPVIGANVIIIEKQIGATTDDKGRYMVINIPPGTYEVKAFRMGYQAVTITDVKINLDLTTTLNFELKSTDTQIEGITVRAEQKLVERDITGSEKIISSEDIEQMPVQSIQEIVAVTAGAVGSGENLHIRGGRANEVVYTVDGMSVSNPVDNGFGMQLDMDAVGDMSVQTGGFTAEFGNAQSAIINLVTKSGGPEYSGKLEMSSDHIFDEGSNEDQVKFAFGGPIIPSGSQHQRDKFTFYLNTTGAWTDGRYKDYYALEETNPLSNPLGQLSYFGFGDSLYYFNEINSITEGRDKIWLFDVGDRYVNSYQANFKTKFQVSPTVKLTAAVRGDRETNLPFNYLNRLSLRYMNHWTTEHNQLALTWDQTISPKMFYTVRASRFETNIDLNSGVDRGWYFTAQNVDWNNPTWTEDPTSNNFGVHIPGQQEDQILEYYDQFNDEQPVPLFTNPGTHAGNFWKDQTITYSLRSDFTYQINEIHQAKTGIEIKFNEIYKDRLNNPWDIDDVTRLPNYLKTVTKVDTNVTPYDQLNMVAYGEDIYWKNDFIDAIKFAGGNIDGYKAFPWQGAYYLQDKMEWEGMIVNAGMRFDFWYLGNKYQIKSDTTGKYIDAEWDKVTYIVDDGSGGFETRTEDVKKFQIMVSPRLGVSHPITDKDVLHFAYNYQSQLPPMQYVFTSSTERAGEVGAQVGNPNLKPETTITYEVGVEHQMGEDYLLDVTIFYKNIYNLVSILDNDYSLLPDSIAQAGRQYWLYISQDYGSARGVELTLKKRFSNFWGFTLGYTYSWANGRNSGAVEARDNLREFPLDWDIRHNASLNFDFRIPEDEEFYLFGIKMPDKFYTSLLWRIQSGAPYTPLTPDPDSNVQLETNSDRLPWTNSADLRVSKAFNLFGDTKFTIFCNISNLFNTLNINYVDTKTGETPDKGTLTYWDTYDLNHDGKIEREDGEDVTGAAIYLEGLSNPNIYSIGRRISLGVRFEW from the coding sequence ATGAAAAGGTACTTATTCGCTTTTACATTCGTTGTGCTTTTTCTTCTAGTAGCCGTACTCCATGCAGGTACGACAGGTAAACTTGCTGGCCGGGTTACTGATATTGATTCTGGAGAGCCCGTTATCGGCGCCAATGTAATCATTATTGAGAAACAAATAGGTGCAACCACAGACGACAAAGGTCGTTATATGGTAATTAACATTCCTCCTGGCACCTATGAAGTCAAAGCTTTCAGAATGGGTTATCAAGCAGTCACCATTACAGATGTAAAGATCAATCTTGACTTGACCACAACCTTAAACTTCGAACTCAAAAGCACTGATACACAAATTGAAGGTATCACTGTTAGAGCAGAACAGAAGCTTGTTGAGAGAGATATTACAGGTTCGGAAAAAATCATTAGTTCCGAAGATATCGAACAAATGCCGGTTCAATCAATTCAAGAGATCGTTGCTGTTACTGCTGGTGCTGTAGGTTCTGGAGAAAATCTTCACATTAGAGGAGGTCGTGCTAATGAGGTTGTGTACACTGTTGACGGTATGTCGGTTTCCAATCCGGTTGATAACGGATTTGGCATGCAGCTCGATATGGACGCTGTTGGAGACATGTCCGTTCAGACAGGTGGTTTTACTGCTGAGTTCGGTAACGCACAATCAGCCATTATTAACCTTGTGACAAAATCAGGTGGTCCTGAATATTCAGGAAAGCTCGAAATGAGTTCCGACCACATCTTTGATGAAGGAAGCAATGAAGACCAGGTCAAATTTGCATTTGGTGGGCCGATCATTCCTTCCGGCTCTCAACATCAAAGAGATAAGTTCACATTCTATCTCAACACTACTGGTGCATGGACAGACGGAAGGTACAAAGATTACTATGCTCTTGAAGAAACCAACCCTCTGTCTAATCCTCTTGGGCAACTTTCTTATTTCGGATTCGGTGATTCATTATATTATTTTAACGAGATCAATTCAATCACAGAAGGAAGAGATAAAATTTGGTTGTTTGATGTAGGTGACAGGTATGTTAACAGCTATCAAGCTAACTTTAAAACAAAGTTCCAGGTTAGTCCAACTGTCAAACTTACAGCAGCAGTTAGAGGTGATAGGGAAACAAATCTTCCTTTCAATTATCTTAACCGATTGTCTCTTCGCTATATGAACCACTGGACAACAGAACATAATCAACTTGCACTCACCTGGGATCAAACGATATCTCCAAAAATGTTCTATACTGTCCGCGCAAGCAGGTTCGAGACAAATATTGATTTGAATTCCGGTGTTGATAGAGGTTGGTATTTCACCGCTCAAAATGTTGATTGGAACAATCCGACATGGACTGAAGATCCGACTTCCAATAACTTTGGCGTTCATATTCCCGGGCAGCAGGAAGATCAGATTTTAGAATATTACGACCAGTTTAATGATGAACAACCAGTGCCGCTGTTCACAAATCCGGGAACACACGCGGGGAATTTCTGGAAAGACCAGACAATCACCTATTCTTTGAGAAGTGATTTCACTTACCAGATAAACGAAATACATCAAGCTAAAACCGGTATTGAGATCAAATTCAACGAAATTTATAAAGACCGTCTTAATAATCCCTGGGACATTGATGACGTTACAAGACTTCCTAATTATCTAAAAACAGTAACAAAAGTTGATACAAATGTTACTCCCTATGATCAACTAAATATGGTTGCATATGGCGAAGATATTTACTGGAAGAATGATTTTATCGACGCAATCAAGTTTGCTGGCGGAAATATTGACGGCTATAAAGCCTTTCCCTGGCAGGGCGCATACTATCTCCAAGATAAGATGGAGTGGGAAGGTATGATCGTTAATGCCGGTATGCGTTTCGACTTCTGGTATCTTGGAAACAAATACCAGATTAAAAGTGATACAACTGGTAAATATATTGATGCAGAATGGGACAAGGTTACATACATTGTAGACGATGGCAGCGGTGGATTTGAGACCAGAACTGAAGATGTTAAAAAATTCCAAATCATGGTTAGTCCCCGTTTAGGTGTATCACATCCTATTACTGATAAAGATGTGCTTCACTTTGCATATAACTACCAAAGTCAGCTTCCTCCAATGCAGTATGTGTTCACCAGCTCAACAGAGCGCGCAGGAGAGGTGGGAGCTCAAGTTGGTAATCCTAACCTGAAGCCCGAAACAACTATCACATATGAGGTTGGTGTCGAGCATCAGATGGGTGAAGATTACCTTCTTGATGTGACTATTTTCTACAAGAATATCTATAATCTTGTTAGTATTCTTGATAATGACTACTCTCTCCTTCCGGATAGTATTGCACAAGCCGGCAGACAATACTGGCTTTATATTTCGCAGGACTATGGCAGTGCACGTGGTGTAGAACTTACCCTGAAAAAACGTTTTAGTAATTTCTGGGGCTTCACACTTGGATACACATATTCCTGGGCAAACGGACGTAACTCCGGTGCCGTTGAAGCAAGAGACAACCTGAGAGAATTTCCTCTTGATTGGGACATCAGACATAATGCTTCACTGAATTTTGATTTCAGAATTCCCGAAGACGAAGAGTTCTATCTCTTTGGTATCAAGATGCCTGATAAATTCTATACAAGCTTGCTCTGGAGAATTCAATCAGGTGCTCCCTATACTCCTTTAACACCTGATCCTGATAGTAATGTCCAACTTGAAACAAATTCCGATAGACTTCCTTGGACAAATAGTGCAGACCTGAGAGTGAGTAAAGCATTCAACCTTTTTGGTGATACTAAATTCACTATCTTCTGCAATATTTCAAATTTATTTAATACCCTTAATATTAACTACGTTGATACAAAAACCGGTGAAACACCTGATAAAGGCACCCTTACCTATTGGGACACCTATGATTTAAATCATGACGGCAAGATCGAACGAGAAGATGGTGAAGACGTTACAGGCGCTGCCATTTATCTTGAAGGACTTTCCAATCCCAATATCTATTCAATAGGTCGCAGGATTTCCCTTGGTGTAAGATTTGAATGGTAA
- a CDS encoding MotA/TolQ/ExbB proton channel family protein → MYTNKKFRILLLALLITGMFVGNLCAQDEMTVEDTTAITEEEVVVVEETVQTGGIEAFARKIVGSGLVDLFIKGGWVMYPMLILVIWALATSIWKIISLRYAKISVHDFLEKLLPLVKEKKFDDAIALCAKTRGPVASVLHAGLLKADKGSEEVEKAVEHAAILEMSFLEKGLIALATTINLAPMLGFLGTVVGMIQAFEAIAAAGEVEPTIVASGISVALITTASGLAVAIPIQLFNNFFVSVIDGLIIDMQTGSEKLTEALLEVK, encoded by the coding sequence GTGTATACCAATAAGAAATTCAGAATTCTACTCTTGGCATTATTGATAACTGGCATGTTTGTCGGCAACCTTTGTGCGCAGGATGAAATGACAGTTGAAGACACAACAGCAATTACTGAAGAAGAAGTTGTTGTCGTTGAAGAAACAGTCCAAACTGGAGGCATTGAAGCCTTCGCACGTAAAATTGTCGGTAGCGGCTTAGTTGATCTTTTCATCAAAGGTGGATGGGTCATGTACCCGATGCTCATTCTCGTTATCTGGGCATTAGCAACTTCCATCTGGAAAATTATTTCCCTTCGTTACGCAAAAATATCTGTTCACGATTTCTTAGAGAAGCTTCTCCCATTAGTTAAAGAAAAGAAATTCGATGATGCAATAGCACTGTGTGCGAAGACCCGTGGACCTGTTGCCAGCGTTCTACATGCTGGACTGCTCAAAGCAGATAAAGGTTCAGAAGAAGTTGAAAAAGCTGTTGAACATGCTGCAATTCTTGAAATGTCATTCCTTGAAAAAGGACTTATTGCTTTGGCAACGACCATTAACCTTGCTCCTATGCTTGGATTCCTTGGAACGGTTGTTGGTATGATCCAGGCTTTCGAAGCAATCGCTGCTGCTGGTGAAGTTGAACCAACAATTGTAGCAAGCGGTATTTCAGTAGCTTTGATCACAACAGCATCAGGTTTGGCAGTCGCTATACCTATCCAGTTATTCAACAATTTCTTTGTATCTGTTATTGATGGATTGATCATCGACATGCAGACTGGCTCTGAGAAATTGACGGAAGCATTATTAGAAGTCAAATAG
- a CDS encoding biopolymer transporter ExbD, translating into MNIIKAKKPRLNPKIPTSSMADVAFLLLVFFLVTTKFDVKEGLGLVLPPHSESGGQKVKIKQENLTKIKVNRRGDIAVDDKIVTPAELEQIVADVIVENPKMVFVLEADRQARYEMMVRALDRLLAAGAQTVSLSTR; encoded by the coding sequence ATGAATATTATAAAAGCAAAAAAACCGCGTCTCAATCCTAAGATTCCGACATCGTCGATGGCTGACGTGGCATTTCTTTTGCTCGTATTCTTCCTTGTTACAACAAAGTTCGATGTGAAAGAAGGGCTCGGTTTAGTGCTTCCACCTCACTCCGAATCAGGCGGTCAAAAGGTCAAGATCAAGCAGGAAAACCTCACAAAGATCAAAGTTAATAGAAGAGGTGATATCGCTGTTGATGACAAAATTGTCACACCTGCTGAACTTGAGCAGATCGTCGCTGATGTAATCGTGGAAAATCCGAAAATGGTCTTTGTGCTGGAAGCAGATCGTCAGGCACGGTACGAAATGATGGTTCGTGCTCTTGATAGATTACTCGCTGCCGGTGCTCAAACCGTATCACTATCTACCCGATAA
- a CDS encoding biopolymer transporter ExbD has product MAKIVRKTKIDSEIPNASMSDIAFLLLIFFMVSTTFVKEKGLKVDLPRAQAIQKINRRNAATIYVSRSGLISIDDFATPVDQIQYVMQAKVAENPAMITSFRTDKDTEYGIMVDVMNELKKANALRVSFEARKFR; this is encoded by the coding sequence ATGGCAAAAATAGTAAGAAAAACAAAAATCGATTCTGAGATCCCAAATGCTTCAATGTCCGATATTGCTTTCTTACTGCTGATATTCTTTATGGTTTCAACAACCTTCGTGAAAGAAAAAGGGTTGAAGGTAGACCTTCCCCGCGCTCAAGCCATTCAGAAGATCAACAGACGCAACGCTGCAACTATTTATGTCAGCCGTTCAGGCCTTATCTCTATCGATGATTTTGCTACTCCAGTTGACCAGATACAGTATGTTATGCAGGCAAAAGTTGCAGAAAATCCTGCAATGATAACTAGCTTTAGAACTGATAAGGATACTGAATACGGCATCATGGTAGATGTGATGAACGAGCTTAAGAAAGCAAATGCTCTAAGGGTCTCCTTTGAAGCCCGGAAATTTAGGTAA